The following nucleotide sequence is from Natronosalvus caseinilyticus.
ACCCCGACTCGAGGTCCGCGACCAGGTCGTCGACCGACTCGACGCCAACGGACACGCGAATCAACGTGTCGGTGATGCCGACGGCTTCCCGCTCCGCTCGCGGGATCGGCTCGTGGGTCATTGCCGCCGGAAGTTCGATCAGGCTCTCGACGCCGCCGACGCTGACCGCGAGGGTGAACTCCTCGAGCGCCTCGAGGAACCGTTTCGCGTCCTCGAGTTCGCCGTCGAGTTCGAACGAGAGGATGCCGCCGAAGCCCTCCATCTGTCGGGTGGCGAGATCGTGCTGGGGGTGAGACTCGAGGCCGGGATAGTAGACGTCGGTGACGGCGTCGTGGCCCTCGAGGAACTCGGCGACGGCCATCGCGTTTGTCTCGTGCTGGCGCATGCGCATCGGGAGCGTTTTGAGCCCTCGGAGGACGAGGTAGCTGTCGAAGGGGGCGAGCATGTCGCCCACCCCGACCTGCTGCTGGAACCCGATCCCCTCGGCGAGGTCGTCGTCGCTCGTGACAACGGCGCCGCCGATCGAGTCCGAGTGCCCGTTCAGGTACTTCGTCGTGCTGTGTGCGACGACGTCGGCGCCCAGTTCGAGCGGGCGCTGGAAGTAGGAGCTGGCGAAGGTGTTGTCCACGCCCAGAAGGGCGTCGTAGCTCCCGGCAATTTCTGCGACCGCGGTCACGTCACACAGGGTCATCCGGGGGTTCGTCGGCGTCTCCATCCAGATCATGACCGTCTCGTCGGTGACGGCAGACTCGACGGCCGTCGGGTTGGTTCCGTCGACGAACGAGACGTCCATGCCGAGGCGGTCCCGAAACACGGACTCGAGCATCCGTCGGGTGCCGGCGTAGAGGCCGTCGCCCGCGACGAGGTGATCGCCGGGTTCGACGCTTGAGAGCAGGGTCGTGAAGATCGCGGCGGTACCCGAGGAGAACGCCATCGCGTGCTCGCCGCCCTCGAGGCTCGCGAGACGCTTCTCGAGGGCGTGTCGCGTCGGGTTCGAGAGTCGAGAGTAGAGAAACTCGCCGCGGTCGGGATCGACGTCCTCAAGGCTGAGGTCGGTGTCGAGTCCAGGGAGAGTGAACGTCGAGGAGAGGTGGATGGGGGTGGTGACGTCGCCCGCCTCGCTCCCGACGCGGAACGGTTCCTCCCCGGCGGTGACGGCTCGGGTCTCGAACGCAGCACGGTCTTCCTGTTCCATACTCGACGACCACGATAGATTGCCGGTAATACCTTTCCATCTACCAGTAATATTTGCCTCGCTCTCGTATTATCGGCAGCTATTTTTCGCCCAAAGAGAGTGTGAATCGAGTCGAGACGCAAACCAATAACTACCGTGCGAATGAATATGCGGCCATGAGTCTCTCCGTCGGCGTACTGGGGTATCGATTCATGGGCAGGGCGCACGCGAACGCGTTCGCACGGCTCCCGATGTTCTTCCCCGACGCGCCGGACGTCGAGCGGCAGGTGTTGATCGGCCGGGACGAGGACGCCCTCGCGGACGCCGCCGACCGCCTGGGATTCGCCTCGACGGCCACCGACTGGGCCGACGTCGTGGACGAAGTCGACGTCTTCTACAACCTCGGGCCGAACCACGTCCACGCCGAACCAACCATCGCCGCCCTCGAGGCCGGCACCCCCGTCTTCTGTGAGAAGCCGCTTGCGCCGACGCTCGAGGCCGCCGAGGAGATGGCCGAGGCGGCCCGCGAGGCCGGCGTCCCCGCCGGCGCCGCGTTCAACTACCGGTTCGTGCCGGCGATTCGGTACGCGAAGAACCTGCTCGAGGCGGGCGAGTTAGGGGAAATCCACCACGTCCGCGGGCGCTACCTCCAGGACTGGCTGGTCGACCCCGAGGCCGAGTGGTCCTGGCGAAACGACGAGGAAATGGCCGGATCCGGCGCCCTCGGCGACCTGGGTTCGCACACGGTTGATCTCCTGCGATTCCTCGTCGGCAGCGACGATCTTGCTGGCGAGATCGAGCGTGTTAGCGGTCACCTTCGAACCTTCGTCGACGAACGGCCCACGGGGGGCGGGGAGACGCGCCCCGTCACCGTCGACGACGCCTACTCCGCGCAGGTCGAGTTCGCGAACGGGACGATGGGCACGCTCGAGGCGTCGCGATTCGCTACGGGACACAAGAACGACCACACGATCGAGGTTCACGGCTCGAAGGGGAGTCTCAAATTCTCCCTCGAGCGGCTGAACGAACTCGAGGTCCTGCGCGAGGGGAATCGGGGCTACGAGACCGTGCTGGTCACCGACGAGGACGACCCCTACGTCGATCACTGGTGGCCGCCGGGACACGTCATCGGCTGGGAGCACACCTTCGTCCACGAGAACTACGAGTTCCTCTCGGCCGTCGATGCCGGCGAGGAGTACGAACCGAGCTTCGAGGACGGACTGGCCGCCCAGCGGGTGCTCGACGCCGTCGAGCGAAGCGACGAGCGCGGCGAGTGGGTGAGCCTCGAGTAGCTGGGAAGCGTCGCGGAACGTATTCTCGACGGGTATCGCTCGAGCCGAAACGAAGATGGGCCGCCGCTCGAGCCGAAACGGAGACTGACTACCTCAGGTCTCTGCACCCAGAACGGTATTGTCGTCGGCATCGCCGAACGCCACCCAGTCGTCGTCCGTTTTGGCCGCGTTCGCCTCACCTGGGCCGAACGTGTACGTTCCCGTCTCTGCTGGCGCCTCCGCGAAGTAGGTGAACGTGGCCGTTTCGCCCGGAATCGTGGTCCCGAAGTAGACGTACTGCACGTCGCCATCTTCCTCGACGCGCTCGACGTCGCCGTGTGCCTCGTCGACCGACCACTCGGCGGGGACGACGTCCCGCACCGTTGCCTCGTGTGAGACCGACTCGACGGTCACGTCCACGCGGTTGGTCTGGCCCGCGGTGAACGCCGACCCGTCGTCCTCTCGAGCGCCCGTCACCTCGAGCGTCTCGGGCGTGTCGGGATCAACCAGTTCGACGTCGTTGTGCTTCGCGAAGTCGCCGGTCTCCGCTCGCCGAACGGCCGACGGTGCGTCGACGAAGCCGGCACCGGCGTTCCACGGCGTGTAGGCGGGGTGGACGTCGCGGGCCTGGGCTTCGACCGTGTAGATGACGTCTGCGGGCGACCAGTCGTGGCCGTTCTTGCGCGCGGCGTCGATCACCAAGGCGCAGATGCCGGCGGCGGCCGGACAGGCCATGCTCGTCCCCGTCATCGGCGAGTAGTAGAGTTCCTCGTCCGGCTCGAGCGCGTCGAGGGGATCGGTCGGGCCGACCGTACTCATCACTGAATTGCCCGGCGCCGCGACGCCGGGGCGATAGAGTCCGACCGGCCGGTACCGATACGGTTCGCCGAGCTGTTCGAACGCCTCGAGGGCGAGCTCGTAGGTGACCACGACGTTGGTCGCGGGTTCGACCTCGATCCAGTAGGTCTCGCCGCCCTCGACGTCCGTCGTCAGCGTCTGGTGCTGGTAGACCGGCTCTTCGCCGAGTTTGGCGACCTCTTCGCCGTCTTTCGAACCCCGGTGGACGGTGAGCGTGATCTGCTCGCCGTCTGGCGTCAACGAGAGGTCGAGTTCGAGGACGTCGGCGTTTTTCGCCGCGACCCACTCGTAGTAATCGCTCCCGGTCCCGGTGGGGCCGAGTTCGCCCGTCCACGACTCGGTGTCGACGACGTACTGTCCGCGAGTCATCGCGGCGTGGAACTTCTCGAGGTTTCGAAGGGCCGTCCGGCGGTCGTAGTTGGTCTCCCGATCCTCGTCGGGCGTTCGCCCGCGCGAGGAGAAGTCCGTCACGTGCTTATCGTCGCGGGTGGCCGCCACGCCGAGGACGTGGGGCGCCTTCGCGAACCGCGAGAGGGTGTCCGGGTCGGGGCCGTCGTTGCCCGCCGCGAAGACGGGGACGATCCCGCGCTGGAACGCCTCCCAGGACGCGACGTTGACGGGGTCGTTCGGGTTGTACCGCATATCGCGGGCGACGCCGTAGGAGTTCGAGACGACGTCGGGGTCGAAGTCGTCGTCGGGGTCGTCAGCCCGGGCCAACATGTGATCCCACGCGCCGACGACGAACGGCAGGTAAACGGCTTCGTTGGTCGAATACACCGACACGCGGGCCCCGGGGGCCATCCCGCGGTACTGCCCGTCGCTCGCCGACCCGTCGCCGGCGACGATGCCGGCACAGTGGGTGCCGTGCCCCAGGTCGTCGGTGTCCGCGCCGGCACCGAGGTCGATCCAGTCCGGATCGGGATCACCCAGCGGATCGTCGACCCACTGCCAGTTCGACTCGAGTCGCCCGTCGAAGTCCGGGTGCGGCCCGGAGAAGCCCGAGTCGATGACGACCGCGTCGACCGACGAGCCGTCGTAGCCGAGGTCCGACTGAACCGCGTCGGCGCCCGTCGCCTCACGCGAATCGTCGTTGTAGAACTCGAGTTCGACGGCCTTGGCGACTCGCCGAACTGCGTCCCAGTCGGCGACCGTCGAGAGCTGATCGCCGGTCAGGGCGGTGTAGGCCATCGGGAGCACCTCGTACTCGACGAGGCCCGCCTGCAGGTCGAGGTCTCCGAGGAGGCCGACCGAGTCGGCGTCGTCGAAGACGACGATGACCTCCTGGAGCGCGTCGCTCGTGGTGTCGAGCTGGTCGTCGAGCACCGACGTGTCCGTGTCGGCCGCCGCGGTTCCCGAAAACGGGAGGAGCGAGGCTACGCCGGCGGCGCCGGCGGTCCTGAGTACTGTGCGTCGGTTTACGTGTCGTGACGTGTCCTCTGACATCGTGGAAGTAGATTCGTATCGGTAGTGGTGCGCTTCGAGACTCGAGCTATCGTTCGGGCCGTAGACTCGAGGCTCGTGGCGGTGAACCGGATTCTAGGTACTCTGACCGACGACGACGTTGGAGTCGCTCGTTCCCGAGATCGCGACCCAGCCGTCGCCTGCGTCGACCTCGGCGGGGCCGAATGCGTAGGTGTCGCTCAGCAGCAGTTCGTCGGGCGCCTCGACGAAGTACTCAACCGACGTGTCGGTGTCGGCCGCGGCCGTCCCGAAGTAGACGTACTGGACGCCCTCGCCCTCCTCGACGCGCTCGACGTCGTCGGAGTACTCGGTCAGGACGTCCCACTCGGCGGGAACGACGTCCCGGAGTTCGGCGTCGGCGCTCGGGTTCGCCGTCAACTCGACGTGGTTGGTCTGGCCGCCCGTGAAGACGCTGGCGTCGTCGTCGCGGTTGCCGTCGACGAAGAAGCCGTCCTCGACGTCGACCGAGAGGTCGAAGTGAACCTGCACGTCGTCGCCGTTGACGCAGCCCGGAATGTTGACCAGTTTCGCGACGACGAACACCGTCTGCTCGCCGGCGTCGCGGCCGAACGAGACCGACGTCTCGGCGGCCCCGTCGAGCCCCTGGGCCCGCCCGAGTACGTTCGGCTCGCCGTTGTCGGCCGGGTTTGCGGCGTCGTAGACGAACAGGTCGACGTGCGGGTCGCCCTTCGCCGCGCCCTTGTCGCCGCCCGAGAGGTGGCTGACCTCGACGCTCGCGGTGACCGTTCCCGGCCCCGCCTGCACGTAGCCCGCTGCAGCGCGCTCGTCTTCGGGGACGTTCAGGCCGACGACCTCGCTCGAGGTACCCGACAGTTCCCGGGTCACGGCGTCGATCGCTGGGCCGGGGTTCACGCGACCGTACCCTTCGAACGGATCGCGACCGCCGAAGTCGTAGGTGGGGACCTTCGCGCGGTGGTGAGGTTCGGCGGTGAGCGCCGTCTCCGATGCGGTGGCGAGGAGCACCTGTTTCAGGCGCATCACGTCGTCGAACGTCGTGTCAGTCGGTTCGGGCAGCGCGATGCTCGAGGGCGCGTCCTCCTCCATCGCCTGCGCGACCAGGCCGGCGGTCCCGTTCGTGTAGGGAGAGGCCATCGACGTGCCGGCCTTGCCGGTGTAGCCCCGTATCGGCGGCTGTTCGTCCTCCGGCTGGTCCGCGACGCCGGTGTCGGCGGCGTTCGCGAGGTCGGTGACGTACCCGCCCGGCGCGGTGACGTCGGGCTTCATGTACGTGTCGTAGTCCTCCTCGTCGATGCCGCCGATGCCGCCGCTCGAGTACGCCGAAATGCCGTCGAGCGGGCCGGTCGCGACCACGGAGATGGCCTCGTCGGCGACGGCCGGCGAGCCGTTTCCGTTCACCGGCGTCGCGGCGTTGCCCGCCGCCGCGACCGTCAGCACGCCCGCGTCGGCGATCTCCTTGATTCGAGCCGGGATGCGGTCGAGCGTGCCCGCCGCTGCGCCCAGCGGCAAGCCGCCGACGTAGCCCCAGGACATGTTGACCGCCCGCATGTTGAACAGGTCGGCGAAGTCCTCGGCGTGTCGGCCCAGGTCCTCGGTCGGACCCGAGAGCCCCTGCAGACAGACGAGGCTCGCGTTCGGCGCGATACCGGAGTGGAAGCCGTCGTGTTCGCCGGTTCGATCGGCCGCGGTGGTTTCGGGATCACAGAACGCCCCGGCAGCGACCGAATCGACGTACGCGGATGTCGCCAGTTCGCCCTCGGCCGTCCGAACGTAGACCGTGTAGGTGCCCGACTCCTCGGCCGGGGTGACCGCGGTCACGTTGTCCTGGACGCCCTCGTCGGTGTCGAGCGTGGTCCGCTCGAGCGTCTGCCCATCGGGTCCCTCGATCAGGACCTCGATGAGTTCGCCGAACGCGGAACCGAAGACGCCCGTCCCGGCGTCGGCGTCGACCTCGTAGGCGAGGTAGTTGCCGGTCACCGCCGAGAGCGCAGTGCGAGGTTCGTCGGTCTGGACCGTGTCCGGGTCGACGGCACTCGCCCGTCCGCTGCCGCCCATGATCGAGGCGCAGTGGGTGCCGTGTCCGTTCTCGTCGCGCGGACGCTCGTAGAACCCGTAGCGCGACCCGGCGTCGTACCAGCCCACCGTCTTGGGGGTGTCGGCCGTCGGCGTCCCGTCGGTTCCCTCGAAGACGACGCTCGAATCGTAGGTCGTTCGCTCGCCCTCGTACGCGAAGTAGGTGCCCGAAATATCGTACTCCGAGAGCGTGTTGATGTACGCCTCAATGACGAAGCGATAGCGACGGTCTGGCGTGACCGCCGCTCGAATCGTCTCCGGCATGTCCGCCGAAGCGGCCCGCGCGGCGGTCTCCCACTGGCCGTCGACGTACTCGTCCAGGCGCAGTTCGAGGTCGTTGCTGTTCTCGACGAACGGCGACCACGAGAGCGAGGCGTCCAGTTCCTCGACGCCGCTGGGCGTCGTGAACTCGTGGTACTTCTCCTCGCCGGAGGCGAACGTTCCCGGCCCCATCGTTCCCGAGAAGGACTCGGTGTCGCCGGTCTCGACGCGCTCGAGGTCGTTTTCGTCTGGTTTCGTGAGTTTGACCTGGTCGTCCTCGACGAACGCCTGGACTCCGTTCCACGGCCCGAGATCCGGATGTCGCGAGTCCAGTCCCGAGTCGGTCAGCGCGATCGTCCGATCGGTTCGGCCGCGATATCCTCGATCCCAGGCGTGACGCGCCTCGAGCGCCCGCCAGTTCAGGTATCGTGGATCGACGTCGTCGGTCGCTCCAACAGTGTTCGTCGCAGCCCCACCGGCCAGTGCCGCCCCTACGGCGACCCCGGTCGCTTTGACGAATGTTCGACGTGAGAACCCGGTTCCCCTCTGCTGATCTCCGTTACTCCCTGACATGGGATGTGAACGCGTATTCCAACGTCCTTGATAACATAAACGGTTGTGACAAACCGATCCAAATGAGGCTACATGTTTGTGGAACGTATAGATCGTGATATATTTTTTGTTGATATTTTCAGGGTTCGTCGAACTATCGAGTCCTGTGAATCACGCTCGAACCCAGAACTTAGCTTTTCCAGCGTCGTCCCGGTCCGCCTCGAGCGTCGTTCAGTCTCGACCGCTAACTATAGTATCTATAGTTAGAACCGAGACTCCAACCCGGGAGCCACCACCGGCCGCAATCGATCGGCAGTATTTTGTCCGGCCCGCCACGAGTACGACCCAGAGAACCGTGTTGTCGGTCGAACTCCACGTCCACTCGTCGCTCTCGTACGACGGCCGCGACCCGGTCGAGTTCATTCTCGAGCAGGCCTCCGCCGTCGGTCTCGACGCCATCGCGATCACCGACCACGACGAAATCGCCGCGAGCCTCGAGGCCGTCGAACGCGCCCCAGACTACGGCCTCGTGGGCATTCCAGGTATGGAAATCTCGAGCAAGGCGGGCCACGTCCTCGGCTTCGGTCTCTCTGAGGCCGTTCCGCCGGGACTCTCCTACGAGTCCACCCTCGAGGCGATTCGTGAGCAGGGCGGCATCGCCGTCGTCCCCCACCCGTTCCAGGAATCCCGGCACGGGGTGATGGCGCGGGTATCGCGCACCGACCTCGCGCAGGCGGACGCGATCGAAGTCTACAACTCCCGCCTGTTGACCGGGCGGGCGAACCGCCAGGCTGAACGCTTCGCTCGCTCTCGAGACCTGCCGATGACCGCCGGGAGCGACGCTCACATCGGCGAGATGGTCGGCCAGGCGGTCACGCGCGTCGACACCGACGAGCGGTCGGCCGACGCGATCCTCGAGGCCATCGCGGACGGACGGACGACGATCGAGGGGAAGCGAACGCCCTGGCACATCAGCTTCCGGCAGGCCGCCGGCGGCGTCAAGCGCCGGATCAAGGGCGGCGTCTTTCAGCTGTTTCGATGACGGGTATGGATTCCGGTTGCGATTCCGATTCCGATTCTCGTGGCGATACCGAGGGACACCCCCTTCAGGGCGCCTCGGCCACCCTCGTCCGCGACGCCCTCGAGACGCGCGACCCCCTCCCCGGAACCGCGGGCTTCGCCGGCTGGATCGACGACACGCTCGTGCGTGACGTCCTCGGGCGCGTTCCCCTATTCGTCGAGGAACCAGTCCTCGAGGGTGACGTCTCGCTTGCCCTCGATCGAGTGGCGTTTTCGCCCGAACCCCTGGCGGCCCCAGCACTCGTTCCCGCGGGCTCCCGCCTGGGACCGTCGGGGCTCGAACGGGTCTGGTCCCTTCCCGAAATCGACGTCTCGGAATCAGCGGTCGACGGAAGAGACGATGCTACCGCCATCGACGCCGTCGACGACGCCATCACCACCGCTATCGACGCCGTCGACGCGCGAAACGTCGCCGTCGCCTTCTCCGGCGGAGTCGACTCGGCGCTCGTCGCCGAGTTGCTCGACGCGCCGCTGTACGTCGTCGGCTTCCCGGACAGTCACGACGTCGAAGCCGCCCGTACGGCTGCCGAGGCGATGGGCCGAGACCTGACCGTCGTCTCCCTCGAGCCGAGCGACCTCGAGCGTGCGACGCCCAGGGTCGCCCGCGCCATCGGGCGAACGAACGCGATGGACGTTCAGATAGCCCTGCCGCTGTACCTCGTGGCCGAACGGATCGCCGCGGACGGCTTCGACGCGATGGCCGTCGGCCAGGGGGCCGACGAACTCTTTGGCGGCTACGAGAAGGTCGTCCACCTCGATCACCGCGTCGAGGCCGAAACGGTCCGCGGTGCGGTTCGAGAACAGATCGAGACGCTCCCGGCCCAGCTCCCACGAGACGTGCTGGCCGTCGAAGCTGCCGGCGTCGAACCCGTCGCGCCGCTGCTCCACGACGCCGTCGTCGAGGCGGCGCTCGCGCTTCCCCCGCACCTGCTCGCCGACGAGGACGTGCGAAAGCGGGCGCTCCGAGCGGTCGCGAGTCGATACCTGCCCGACTCCGTTGCCCGGCGGGAGAAAAAGGCCGTCCAGTACGGCAGCCTCGTCGCTCGCGAACTCGACCGTCTCGCCCGCCAGGCCGGCTACAAGCGACGGATGGACGATCACGTCACGCGGTACGTCGAGTCGCTTCTCTCGAGCTAGCGCTGATGGGTGGAATGGACCGCCGGAATCGACGGCTCGACGGGCGAGGACGCGACGACTCGAGGCGCGGGCTCAGGTCCAGTCGCCGAGACAGCGCGAGGAACAGAAATGCAGGTCGACTGTCTCCGATGGCTCACTCTCGAGGTGCGTCTTGAGCGTGTACGCGATCGAGTCGTTCGTGGCACAGTTATCGCATTCCATACGACGACCATCGAGGTTCCCTACCCTTACTATGGGGTCGTTAACGCCCCTCGAGCGGCGGAAATCCGTCGTTTCGGACGAGTCAAGGCGGGCCTGAACGCACTGGCCTGCCAGAAGTCGCCCGGCCCGAGGGATCCGAACTCCCTCGCGAGAACCTGGACGGGCGGAAGTCGGCCCACCCCGGCGTATCGAAACCCTTACTCCCCGGTGCCCTCAGTGGTCGCATATGAGCGAGGACGCCGTCACCCCCGAGGCCGTCCGCCACGTCGCGGCGCTGGCCCGGGTCGATCTCGAGGACGACGAGGTCGACCAGTTCACCGAGCAGTTCGCCGACATCCTGGCCGCCTTCGAGACGCTCGATTCGGTTCCGGACGTCGAGACAGACGCCGACCTGACGAACGTCATGCGCGCCGACGAGGTCCGCGACAGCCTCGAGACGAACGCGGCGCTCCGGAACGCGCCGGACAGCGAGGACGACTACTTCAAGGGGCCGAACGTCTCCTGATCAGCCATGAGCGAGGACATCTTCATCACCGAGACGACCATCGACGGGGCCGACGACGGGCCGCTGGCCGGTCAGACGGTCGCGGTCAAGGACAACATCTCCACGGCGGACGTGCGAACCACCTGCGGGTCGCGGATGCTCGAGGAGTACGTGCCGCCGTACGACGCCACGGTCGTCGACCGCATCACGGAAGCGGGCGCCACCATCGTCGGCAAGGCCAACATGGACGAGTTCGGCATGGGGACCACCACCGAAACCTCCCACTTCGGCCCGACGGACAACCCCGCCGCGCCGGGGCACGTCCCCGGCGGCTCCTCCGGTGGCTCCGCCGCGGCCGTCGCGGCCAGCGAGGCCGACCTCGCGCTGGGTTCGGACACCGGCGGATCGATCCGCTGTCCCGCCGCGTTCTGCGGCGTCGTCGGGATCAAGCCGACCTACGGACTCGTCTCCAGGTACGGCCTCGTCGCCTACGCCAACAGCCTCGAGCAGATCGGCCCGCTCGCGGCGACCACGGAGGAGGCCGCGGCCCTCCTCGACGTCATCGCCGGTCCCGACGAGTACGACGGGACGACCCGCGAGGATCCCAACGCCGACTGCGGATCGTACGCCGCGGCGGCTGACGGCGACGTCGACGGACTCACCATCGGCATTCCGACGGAACTGCTCGAGGGCGCCGACGAGGCCGTCGTCGAGACGTTCTGGGACGCCATCGGCACGCTCGAGGACCAGGGGGCGACCACCCACGAGGTCAGTCTCCCCTCCGTCGAACACGCCGTCGAGGCCTACTACGTAATTGCGATGTCCGAAGCGTCGTCGAACCTGGCGCGCTTCGACGGCGTCTGCTACGGCCACTCGGGCGGTTATGAGGGCAACTGGAACGAGTCGTTCTCGAAGGCGCGCGCGGAAGGGTTCGGCCCCGAGGTCAAACGCCGCATCCTTCTCGGCACCTACGCGCTCTCGGCGGGCTACCACGACAAGTACTACAAGAAGGCCCAGGACGCCCGCGCGTGGGTCAAGCAGGACTTCGACGCGGCGCTCGAGGAAGCGGACGTGCTCGCGTCGCCGACGATGCCGGTCACCCCGTTCGAACTCGGCGAGAGCCTCGACGACCCGCTCCAGATGTACCTGGCCGACGCCAACACAGTCCCGGTCAACCTGGCGGATCTGCCGGCGATTTCGGCACCCGCCGGCGAGACGGAGGGGCTCCCGGTCGGCATCCAATTCGTCGGCCCCGCCTTCGGCGAGCGCCGCCTTGTCCGAGCGGCGAGCGCGCTCGAGTAGGATCGTTTACGTAAATTTATATACTTGATTTGCGAACCGTGAGACGAATTGACGACGAGAGGTCCCCATGAAGATTAGACCCGATCTGGACGTCGAGTTTACCGAAATCGAGTTCGACGAGTTCTCTCGCGCCTGCGACCTCGTCGAGGAGTACTTCGGCGAGACGATCGACGACGTCGCCCTCCACGCGCCGGTCTCGCGACGCCAGCTCGTCGCCGTGCTCGCGCGCGCCCAGCTCTCGGGCCGACAACTGGCGATCGACGGACTGACCGACGAAGGCGAGATGGTCTACCAGTCGAACGACGAGACGCTCCTCTGGCTCGACGGTGACTTCTGGCTCGACATGCGCGGACTCCACCACCTCAGTCCCGACGAAGGGCGGGCAGCGCGCGAGGTCCACCGCCGCCTGATCGAAGCGATCGACGGCGACGTTCCCTACTACAACCGCGAGCGAGACCCGTTCGTGTTGATCGAACGGCGCCCCGACGG
It contains:
- a CDS encoding trans-sulfuration enzyme family protein; amino-acid sequence: MEQEDRAAFETRAVTAGEEPFRVGSEAGDVTTPIHLSSTFTLPGLDTDLSLEDVDPDRGEFLYSRLSNPTRHALEKRLASLEGGEHAMAFSSGTAAIFTTLLSSVEPGDHLVAGDGLYAGTRRMLESVFRDRLGMDVSFVDGTNPTAVESAVTDETVMIWMETPTNPRMTLCDVTAVAEIAGSYDALLGVDNTFASSYFQRPLELGADVVAHSTTKYLNGHSDSIGGAVVTSDDDLAEGIGFQQQVGVGDMLAPFDSYLVLRGLKTLPMRMRQHETNAMAVAEFLEGHDAVTDVYYPGLESHPQHDLATRQMEGFGGILSFELDGELEDAKRFLEALEEFTLAVSVGGVESLIELPAAMTHEPIPRAEREAVGITDTLIRVSVGVESVDDLVADLESGFAALDAPSVAADD
- a CDS encoding Gfo/Idh/MocA family protein, translating into MSLSVGVLGYRFMGRAHANAFARLPMFFPDAPDVERQVLIGRDEDALADAADRLGFASTATDWADVVDEVDVFYNLGPNHVHAEPTIAALEAGTPVFCEKPLAPTLEAAEEMAEAAREAGVPAGAAFNYRFVPAIRYAKNLLEAGELGEIHHVRGRYLQDWLVDPEAEWSWRNDEEMAGSGALGDLGSHTVDLLRFLVGSDDLAGEIERVSGHLRTFVDERPTGGGETRPVTVDDAYSAQVEFANGTMGTLEASRFATGHKNDHTIEVHGSKGSLKFSLERLNELEVLREGNRGYETVLVTDEDDPYVDHWWPPGHVIGWEHTFVHENYEFLSAVDAGEEYEPSFEDGLAAQRVLDAVERSDERGEWVSLE
- a CDS encoding S8 family serine peptidase, with product MSEDTSRHVNRRTVLRTAGAAGVASLLPFSGTAAADTDTSVLDDQLDTTSDALQEVIVVFDDADSVGLLGDLDLQAGLVEYEVLPMAYTALTGDQLSTVADWDAVRRVAKAVELEFYNDDSREATGADAVQSDLGYDGSSVDAVVIDSGFSGPHPDFDGRLESNWQWVDDPLGDPDPDWIDLGAGADTDDLGHGTHCAGIVAGDGSASDGQYRGMAPGARVSVYSTNEAVYLPFVVGAWDHMLARADDPDDDFDPDVVSNSYGVARDMRYNPNDPVNVASWEAFQRGIVPVFAAGNDGPDPDTLSRFAKAPHVLGVAATRDDKHVTDFSSRGRTPDEDRETNYDRRTALRNLEKFHAAMTRGQYVVDTESWTGELGPTGTGSDYYEWVAAKNADVLELDLSLTPDGEQITLTVHRGSKDGEEVAKLGEEPVYQHQTLTTDVEGGETYWIEVEPATNVVVTYELALEAFEQLGEPYRYRPVGLYRPGVAAPGNSVMSTVGPTDPLDALEPDEELYYSPMTGTSMACPAAAGICALVIDAARKNGHDWSPADVIYTVEAQARDVHPAYTPWNAGAGFVDAPSAVRRAETGDFAKHNDVELVDPDTPETLEVTGAREDDGSAFTAGQTNRVDVTVESVSHEATVRDVVPAEWSVDEAHGDVERVEEDGDVQYVYFGTTIPGETATFTYFAEAPAETGTYTFGPGEANAAKTDDDWVAFGDADDNTVLGAET
- a CDS encoding S8 family peptidase, which encodes MSGSNGDQQRGTGFSRRTFVKATGVAVGAALAGGAATNTVGATDDVDPRYLNWRALEARHAWDRGYRGRTDRTIALTDSGLDSRHPDLGPWNGVQAFVEDDQVKLTKPDENDLERVETGDTESFSGTMGPGTFASGEEKYHEFTTPSGVEELDASLSWSPFVENSNDLELRLDEYVDGQWETAARAASADMPETIRAAVTPDRRYRFVIEAYINTLSEYDISGTYFAYEGERTTYDSSVVFEGTDGTPTADTPKTVGWYDAGSRYGFYERPRDENGHGTHCASIMGGSGRASAVDPDTVQTDEPRTALSAVTGNYLAYEVDADAGTGVFGSAFGELIEVLIEGPDGQTLERTTLDTDEGVQDNVTAVTPAEESGTYTVYVRTAEGELATSAYVDSVAAGAFCDPETTAADRTGEHDGFHSGIAPNASLVCLQGLSGPTEDLGRHAEDFADLFNMRAVNMSWGYVGGLPLGAAAGTLDRIPARIKEIADAGVLTVAAAGNAATPVNGNGSPAVADEAISVVATGPLDGISAYSSGGIGGIDEEDYDTYMKPDVTAPGGYVTDLANAADTGVADQPEDEQPPIRGYTGKAGTSMASPYTNGTAGLVAQAMEEDAPSSIALPEPTDTTFDDVMRLKQVLLATASETALTAEPHHRAKVPTYDFGGRDPFEGYGRVNPGPAIDAVTRELSGTSSEVVGLNVPEDERAAAGYVQAGPGTVTASVEVSHLSGGDKGAAKGDPHVDLFVYDAANPADNGEPNVLGRAQGLDGAAETSVSFGRDAGEQTVFVVAKLVNIPGCVNGDDVQVHFDLSVDVEDGFFVDGNRDDDASVFTGGQTNHVELTANPSADAELRDVVPAEWDVLTEYSDDVERVEEGEGVQYVYFGTAAADTDTSVEYFVEAPDELLLSDTYAFGPAEVDAGDGWVAISGTSDSNVVVGQST
- a CDS encoding PHP domain-containing protein codes for the protein MLSVELHVHSSLSYDGRDPVEFILEQASAVGLDAIAITDHDEIAASLEAVERAPDYGLVGIPGMEISSKAGHVLGFGLSEAVPPGLSYESTLEAIREQGGIAVVPHPFQESRHGVMARVSRTDLAQADAIEVYNSRLLTGRANRQAERFARSRDLPMTAGSDAHIGEMVGQAVTRVDTDERSADAILEAIADGRTTIEGKRTPWHISFRQAAGGVKRRIKGGVFQLFR
- a CDS encoding asparagine synthase C-terminal domain-containing protein, yielding MDSGCDSDSDSRGDTEGHPLQGASATLVRDALETRDPLPGTAGFAGWIDDTLVRDVLGRVPLFVEEPVLEGDVSLALDRVAFSPEPLAAPALVPAGSRLGPSGLERVWSLPEIDVSESAVDGRDDATAIDAVDDAITTAIDAVDARNVAVAFSGGVDSALVAELLDAPLYVVGFPDSHDVEAARTAAEAMGRDLTVVSLEPSDLERATPRVARAIGRTNAMDVQIALPLYLVAERIAADGFDAMAVGQGADELFGGYEKVVHLDHRVEAETVRGAVREQIETLPAQLPRDVLAVEAAGVEPVAPLLHDAVVEAALALPPHLLADEDVRKRALRAVASRYLPDSVARREKKAVQYGSLVARELDRLARQAGYKRRMDDHVTRYVESLLSS
- the gatC gene encoding Asp-tRNA(Asn)/Glu-tRNA(Gln) amidotransferase subunit GatC; translation: MSEDAVTPEAVRHVAALARVDLEDDEVDQFTEQFADILAAFETLDSVPDVETDADLTNVMRADEVRDSLETNAALRNAPDSEDDYFKGPNVS